Proteins from a genomic interval of Hoplias malabaricus isolate fHopMal1 chromosome 13, fHopMal1.hap1, whole genome shotgun sequence:
- the LOC136665311 gene encoding sterile alpha motif domain-containing protein 3-like: MLTNMAASAVLRVILGENDSSKVTLPFGIPDSVEELKNEIQRQCEVSGDFRLQYKDTDFDEFINLTSTSDIQNKATLKVIYLPSALSTSSSCLSSRASSQDEIRSMSSDTDILSSSESSSPSSSLRCEPWPDIFPVPKFVYDVEIQLQRANGDFESNGTLFSPSPKMKSDILESLASQIIKFKAYPSDSEFDAVAEALVKIHPCLREQGSVTGFSGWKISLKYKMANYRTKLRNIGCSELNVNSLKRSGQRTSPNQVKKARRAEVNYYPDYPAGQTKESLEQERLSLLSEVKKKNNEQMIKEKMEKTFAYRRQEVIENKPFIAEFKRRWPALFSEREVEAEFTRITTVPLRSKFMQQLDHHSSQLLKVFVRKGGAAGRKIKAILADLDKNDAIEARRACVLKALIVYLNEDPEHIVREYLDVDDNQEMEQTILGIFAIKMEGAEPTDDLEDVGIIIEGVEVLHNLGNIANALAILFGLMYSLDMSYPTNLRYTFEVLQKVVMELDSRHLSRKAQVLKNKLFEGTM; the protein is encoded by the exons ATGTTGACCAATATGGCTGCTTCAGCTGTGCTTCGTGTCATCCTAGGAGAAAATGACTCTTCAAAAGTAACCCTGCCTTTTGGAATACCAGACTCTGTTGAGGAACTTAAAAATGAGATACAGAGACAATGTGAGGTTTCAGGAGACTTTAGATTGCAATACAAGGACACTGATTTTGATGAGTTTATAAACCTGACCTCCACCTCAGACATTCAAAACAAGGCTACACTTAAAGTGATTTACCTACCAAGTGCCTTATCTACAAGTAGCTCTTGTCTGTCTTCACGGGCATCCAGCCAGGATGAGATCAGATCCATGTCATCTGACACAGACATTCTCTCCTCTTCTGAGTCGTCATCACCGTCGTCTTCCCTCAGATGTGAGCCATGGCCAGACATCTTTCCTGTGCCAAAGTTTGTATATGATGTAGAGATTCAGCTGCAGCGTGCAAATGGTGACTTTGAAAGCAATGGTACCCTCTTCAGTCCAAGTCCAAAAATGAAGTCTGACATTCTTGAAAGTTTGGCATCACAAATCATCAAATTTAAAGCTTATCCCTCAGATTCAGAATTTGATGCAGTAGCTGAAGCACTAGTGAAGATACACCCATGTTTAAGAGAGCAAGGTTCTGTTACAGGCTTCTCTGGGTGGAAAATTAgtttgaaatataaaatggcAAATTACCGCACTAAGCTGCGAAACATTGGTTGTTCAGAGCTTAATGTCAATTCTCTCAAGCGCAGTGGACAACGCACCTCTCCGAATCAAGTTAAGAAAGCTAGAAGAGCAGAGGTGAACTACTATCCAGACTATCCTGCAGGACAAACCAAAGAGAGCCTAGAGCAGGAAAGGCTTTCACTCTTGTCTgaagtgaaaaagaaaaacaatgaacagATGATTAAGGAGAAAATGGAAAAGACATTTGCTTACAGGCGGCAAGAGGTGATTGAAAACAAGCCTTTCATTGCAGAATTCAAAAGAAGGTGGCCAGCTCTCTTTTCTGAACGTGAG GTTGAAGCAGAGTTTACTCGTATCACCACGGTCCCACTAAGATCGAAGTTCATGCAGCAGCTAGACCATCACTCCTCCCAGTTGCTGAAAGTCTTTGTAAGAAaaggaggagctgctggacgAAAAATAAAGGCAATCTTGGCAGACTTGGATAAG AATGATGCCATTGAAGCAAGAAGAGCATGCGTACTGAAAGCACTAATTGTTTACCTCAATGAAGACCCTGAACACATTGTAAGGGAGTACCTT gATGTTGATGACAATCAGGAGATGGAGCAAACAATCCTAGGAATTTTTGCAATAAAGATGGAAGGTGCAGAACCCACAGATGATCTGGAAGATGTTGGAATAATTATTGAAGGTGTTGAGGTGCTTCACAACCTAGGTAACATTGCAAATGCCCTCGCCATTTTGTTTGGCCTCATGTACTCCTTGGACATGAGCTACCCAACAAACCTCAGGTACACATTTGAGGTACTACAAAAAGTTGTGATGGAACTGGATAGCAGACACCTCTCAAGAAAGGCTCAAGtgctaaaaaacaaactctTTGAAGGGACAATGTAG